The Cotesia glomerata isolate CgM1 linkage group LG7, MPM_Cglom_v2.3, whole genome shotgun sequence genome segment cttttgaacggttgaactgatttcatcgcggttggtgccattcgaaagggcttcaccaaacttagatttcctgaaaatttgaaccgattcagaccgatagattttgagaaatttggagaaatctaaaaaaaaaataggaaaaaaaatttttttaaaagtggttttttttagaataacttttaaacggctctccCGATCAATTACAAACACTATTCAGCtttcaaccttgaaaaaccacgtcgatcaccgccaatccggtcaaaatcggttgattcgttcgagagatatcgtgaacgaaagaaaaccgaaaaaagtgttttttcggagctactccgaaatttctagtttgaccaattgaaacttacaaattctttatgaggcttaaaaaactgcgtagaatgccgtcaaccacgtaaaaatcggttcattcattcaaaaattattgcggtttgaaaattcaaaaaatagtgttctatgaaacttctatcagacttttgagctcaaagagctcaaaagcacagaaaaggtatctttttgagctcggagagctcaaagtaacacacagattgtatttttgagttcgaagagctcaaaaaaaacggccatgtattaacggaattagcgggaagttgcagatagggtcaaccgttttcctaattttttttttttgcttcatgttgattttttttttctgcgaGTTCTCGGCGATACTCAAGACTCGTAAGAATCATGATTTTCCCTCGACGCCGTTTTCTGGGAGGAGAATCTCTAGATTTTGATGGTAATaactttagtaaaaaaaatttttttttatatgattttttgggGAGAGGGCCGTTGTgccccagaaaaaaaaaatttttttttcgatttttagcGAAATTTTAACTGATTCGTTCGAAAtagatggaaaataaataaatttaatggttaaaagccacaaaaataaaaaataggcttaagggggccgtcgtgccccaggctCCCCTAAATATTCTtacaagatttattttaacgaatctatttttagttctaatatataaaatttgttgaattaATCAAACTACTTTTGTTATcgtaacaaaattattaattatttgaacaaaataatttcgtTATTTTAACATCACTTTTTATACTAATTAACTGGTTTATGTTAAACCAGCTAAAGATATTTGTTacttaattcaatatttaactttttttacttgttgtttaatttgattcaataaCTTTTTGTCTCGATCCAAGACAAtcgaattcttttttttttttttttttagtgtatatataattatgaatctttcaaatttttaaaaacagaatttagaataattagtCCATAGTAAATGATTTTgggagtaatttttttcatatgtaACGCTCGATTGCTTATATATTTGAAAAGGAGATTTTTACCGAAGTTTCTTATACCTTTTTCTTTATGTAaacacaatttaaaaaaatttcactagaTTCTTACGTGAATAGAAATtacttcataaaaaaaatgttttttaatgtaCAAAAGAACTAGACAATAAAACTCTTCAAACTTGTGCAACTTGTAGTGCAACACTAAAATACTAAAGCATGTATATTTTACCACAAACATAATAGTACATAATGATACAATATAATAAGTTTTTATTACATGAATAAAAAACTCAAATTCAATGATTCAGTCTTTTAATTCATGTAAGAACTGGTAGTCAATTTATGAGTAGATTTGTATAAATCAACTCAAATAAAATGTACTATAACTTATTATGACCATAACTAAGTATATTATCAATGGATCAATCTTAATCTTGATGttattaaaatgtaataaaatgaaaaacgtGCTCGattaaataagtcaaaaactcataatttttcaaaaataaaataaattttgtaaacaagattaattaaaaaagagaaattttatcaatagttaatgATGTTTTATTGATTGTTAAAAATCAcacactaattaaaaaatactaactaTGGTACTGAAATCAGGAGATATGaccatttttttgattttattaaaaaataaattagtcttaaaaaagtatttttgaaaaattgaaatatttttaatttttttctctatatgtaataatttttatactaaacAAATTTTGGGAAGTATCCGATGcctgttaatttcagtaatgCGTATAGTcatatttaaagaattataatataaaaatatttatttggaccTATTTAAAAATCCTgtgcaattttattatttttttatagccatgaggtttgaaaattattccaaaatttttaaaaattagctgCCACTAATTTCACACTTACATTTCAGTTGTTTTCAACTAgcagaaaaatgttttctgtCTCCAGTTTTTTATGACTTGTCATAAACATCGGAGATGAAatacaattcaaaaatttaattaccttGTCTATTGATTGATGCAGTGATGAAGCATACAGAATATAATAGTACAACTATTTACTTGTCTATGcaattaaatacttatatttaattaaatttaggattcattataataacataaaatataataaattaaagactTGGCAGGTTAAATATaactcaataaaattataattttagataactgaagaaatatttttattgcaaatgCTGTATCATTTTAATGCAtggaaaaacaataaattcagtataacagtaaattttatatattttgttgCTCAAAATTGTGAATTTATTGAAGATTCGAGTGTCCCATTACTGTTTATGGGTGAATAGCGACAGCGGGGTGAGCGTAGGCGAGAGGAGCCGCGGCGTAAGCTGTTGCAGCATAAGCCAATGGTTGTGCGTAAGTCAGTGGTGCGGCTGGTGCAACATATGCTGCAGGTTGAATTACTGGACTTTTTAATGTCACTTTGTATGAATTTGAATAGCTGGAGGCGGAGGGAGCGGCGACGTGAGCAAGCACTGGTGCAACTGCTACATAACCGGGCTTGGGTTCCGGAGCAGCGGTAACGAACGCAACCAAAGCAAAAAGTACAGCAAACTTGTACATACTTGTAAGTTTATAACTGTTCGTACTTCGTAACTGAAGATCGAATGATGCTCTAGCTTCGATTCCGAGCTGCTTTTATTCAAAATCTTGTACCTCAGAGCATCGACAGCTGACCTCCTCTTTCCCTCCCCTTGGTTGACTCTTCCACGCAAAACTAAAATCGACTTCCTGATAGGCAGCTTATTGGCTTTATATTACTCTTTACTTTGCTTGCACCATCTCGGCAGTGACTTGTTCTTGTGAATACTACTTTCGTCCATACCAGCTCGAGCATTGTCAAGGACTTGACTTGAGACACTCGTTTGCtgtcgatttttattttttgtcagtTACCACTTGTAAAGCcttcaagttatttttaatatataatattaaatatttaaaagtaatgcAATAACTAGACTCTTATATCaacaatacatttttataattaatattgatgataataataacatactCGTGatatctatttaatttttttatcttttattctgtgttgaatattttattttgggaTGCATTAATAACCATgagattatatttttgtagctatattttttactgcGAGAGCAGTACGAATACTGTCAAGgcttttttaatatatttattcagtGTTCTCCATAAATGGTTTGAGTAAATTCGACAGCTTTTATTTACCACGTAATTTATTTTGTCT includes the following:
- the LOC123269054 gene encoding cuticle protein 38-like, with translation MYKFAVLFALVAFVTAAPEPKPGYVAVAPVLAHVAAPSASSYSNSYKVTLKSPVIQPAAYVAPAAPLTYAQPLAYAATAYAAAPLAYAHPAVAIHP